The following proteins come from a genomic window of Limosilactobacillus reuteri:
- a CDS encoding Rep family protein translates to MRNGKRYKKPHYHVIYVARNPVTIESVRKKIKRKLGDSSVAHVEILDYIKGSYEYLTHESKDAIAKNKHIYDKKIISHINDFDLDRYITLDESQKRELRDQLIEIINQYGIVNLKELNVFLDWRGQDFGISNQRDVTDVIGSNGNLFRMSFDGNYQNGFRPQYARRVDPEAGETISGVDEQNK, encoded by the coding sequence ATACGGAATGGGAAGCGTTATAAAAAACCACATTACCATGTTATATACGTTGCTCGAAATCCAGTAACGATAGAGAGTGTCCGAAAGAAAATTAAGCGAAAATTGGGAGACAGTTCAGTCGCTCATGTTGAGATACTTGATTATATCAAAGGTTCATATGAATATCTTACTCATGAATCGAAGGATGCTATTGCTAAGAATAAACACATTTACGATAAAAAAATTATTTCGCATATTAATGATTTTGATCTTGACCGCTATATAACGCTTGATGAGAGTCAAAAAAGAGAGCTGAGAGATCAATTGATAGAGATCATAAATCAATACGGAATAGTCAATTTGAAGGAATTAAATGTTTTTCTTGACTGGAGAGGACAAGATTTTGGAATCTCTAATCAAAGAGATGTGACTGATGTGATTGGTTCGAATGGGAACCTTTTCCGCATGTCTTTTGATGGTAATTACCAGAATGGTTTTCGCCCACAATATGCAAGAAGAGTAGACCCTGAAGCTGGTGAAACTATCAGTGGTGTTGACGAACAAAATAAGTAA
- a CDS encoding FAD:protein FMN transferase: MNNELMAQRHVMTHHALGTRINLTIFGNEYFSLLKKSMDLIDHYEDQLTVNRNESEVMSVNHGAGKTPKMVSSTTFDLIELAVKYSRENFGFNALIGPLVKLWKIGFAGAHVPSDAEIKERLKLIDPYKVLLNRDARTVYLEEPGMELDLGGIAKGYIADRIRDLWIEAGVPAGIIDLGGNLLFVGRSPRRDDGQWIIGVQDPQLHRGENSATVREPACSAVTSGIYERFLIKNGRRYHHLLDPRTGYPLETDLSSVTVFTDQSVMGEIEAKRLFFNGEPITGWKARPGNRGAIFIHNDE, from the coding sequence ATGAATAATGAATTGATGGCGCAACGGCATGTGATGACTCATCATGCTCTTGGAACTCGCATAAATTTGACGATTTTTGGTAACGAATATTTTTCGTTGCTAAAGAAATCGATGGACCTAATTGATCATTATGAGGATCAACTAACGGTTAACCGTAATGAATCAGAAGTAATGTCGGTGAATCATGGTGCAGGTAAAACCCCGAAAATGGTATCGTCAACGACTTTTGACCTCATTGAACTGGCAGTGAAATATAGTCGTGAAAACTTTGGCTTTAACGCTTTGATCGGCCCGTTAGTAAAACTATGGAAAATCGGCTTTGCAGGGGCGCACGTGCCAAGTGATGCTGAGATCAAAGAGCGGTTAAAGTTGATCGACCCTTATAAAGTATTACTGAACCGAGACGCACGGACGGTATATTTAGAAGAGCCGGGGATGGAATTAGACCTTGGCGGGATTGCAAAAGGCTATATTGCGGACCGTATTCGTGATCTTTGGATTGAAGCTGGCGTTCCCGCGGGAATTATCGACTTAGGGGGTAACCTCCTATTTGTTGGTAGGTCACCACGGCGGGATGATGGGCAGTGGATCATCGGTGTGCAGGATCCGCAACTGCATCGTGGTGAAAATTCGGCAACTGTCCGCGAGCCGGCTTGTTCGGCAGTTACATCTGGGATTTATGAACGATTTTTGATTAAAAATGGTCGTCGTTATCACCATTTACTAGATCCTCGGACTGGATACCCGTTAGAGACTGATTTGAGCAGTGTGACTGTTTTTACTGATCAATCGGTAATGGGTGAAATTGAGGCCAAGCGACTCTTCTTCAATGGTGAACCAATCACAGGCTGGAAAGCGCGTCCTGGTAACCGTGGCGCTATCTTTATTCATAATGATGAATAA
- a CDS encoding IS5 family transposase (programmed frameshift): protein MTTPKRYELEDAQRDRIKGYFPPYRTGRPSSLDNRTALNAILWLMRSGAPWRDLPERYGSWKTVYSRFRAWVSSNLFEQVFLKLIDDPDMENLSLDSTIVRAHQKATGGKKNAECMVENQAIGLSRGGRTTKIHALVDGLGNPLGFRLTGGQVHDSQVASELLEGFDISQSNIIADKAYGTAKLRQYIKDKAAVYTIPPKENTKDKWTCDYHVYCERHLIENFFNQLKNFRRIATRYDKLAHVYLATVYIASICILLK, encoded by the exons ATGACAACACCTAAACGATACGAACTGGAAGATGCTCAGCGGGACCGAATCAAAGGATACTTCCCGCCATACCGGACTGGCCGTCCATCAAGCCTAGACAACCGTACCGCCCTCAACGCTATCCTCTGGCTCATGCGCAGCGGGGCTCCTTGGCGTGATCTACCTGAACGCTATGGCTCTTGGAAAACGGTGTATAGTCGCTTCCGAGCCTGGGTAAGTTCAAACTTGTTCGAACAGGTTTTTCTCAAATTGATTGACGATCCCGACATGGAAAACTTGAGCTTAGATTCAACGATCGTTCGAGCGCATCAAAAGGCCACTGGGG GCAAAAAAAACGCCGAATGTATGGTCGAAAATCAAGCTATTGGACTAAGTCGAGGTGGCCGAACAACCAAGATTCACGCACTCGTTGACGGATTAGGGAATCCCTTGGGTTTTCGCCTAACAGGTGGTCAAGTACATGATAGCCAAGTTGCCAGTGAGTTGCTGGAAGGCTTCGATATTTCTCAATCAAATATTATCGCGGATAAAGCCTATGGCACCGCGAAACTTCGCCAGTATATTAAAGATAAAGCAGCCGTCTATACCATTCCGCCAAAGGAAAATACCAAAGACAAGTGGACCTGTGATTACCACGTTTATTGTGAGCGCCATTTGATTGAGAACTTCTTCAATCAGTTGAAGAACTTTCGTAGGATTGCAACGCGTTATGATAAGCTCGCTCATGTTTATCTGGCTACGGTTTACATTGCCTCAATTTGCATCTTACTTAAGTAG
- a CDS encoding CopG family transcriptional regulator yields the protein MVISELKKRVMISLTKEQDKKLTDMAKQKGFSKSAVAALAIEEYARKESDQKK from the coding sequence ATGGTGATTTCAGAATTGAAAAAAAGAGTTATGATTTCTCTGACTAAAGAGCAAGATAAGAAATTAACCGATATGGCAAAACAAAAAGGATTTTCAAAATCTGCGGTTGCAGCGTTAGCTATAGAAGAATATGCAAGAAAGGAATCAGACCAAAAAAAATAA
- a CDS encoding replication protein, translated as MTVKNTKARHFGLLLYPDSIPNDWKGKLESLGISMAVSPLHDMDEKKMRIRGIVMMLYGMGSVIKNHITMLYTLLEIQ; from the coding sequence ATGACTGTTAAAAATACTAAAGCTAGACATTTTGGGCTTTTGTTGTATCCTGATTCAATTCCAAATGATTGGAAAGGGAAGTTAGAGAGTTTAGGCATTTCAATGGCTGTTAGTCCTCTACACGATATGGATGAAAAAAAGATGAGGATACGTGGAATAGTAATGATGTTATACGGAATGGGAAGCGTTATAAAAAACCACATTACCATGTTATATACGTTGCTCGAAATCCAGTAA
- a CDS encoding transposase gives MYQNYTIGQTKFVLNYNYDLPQNHIARLIGDFVDSIPQNVLLEDSGAATGRPSSHPAIMLKILLFAYARQTYSGRKIEMMLDENLPMRWLAHDYTYSYHTINNFRRSQHASKLIKHAFVYFTMALKDHGLIQNDAVFIDGT, from the coding sequence ATGTATCAAAATTATACCATAGGGCAAACCAAATTCGTACTAAACTATAACTATGATTTACCACAGAATCATATTGCGCGGCTAATTGGTGATTTTGTCGACTCGATTCCACAAAATGTGCTATTAGAAGATTCAGGAGCGGCTACCGGCCGCCCTTCATCGCATCCAGCAATTATGCTTAAGATTCTCTTGTTTGCCTACGCACGTCAAACTTATTCTGGAAGAAAGATTGAAATGATGTTGGATGAGAACCTGCCAATGCGTTGGTTAGCTCATGATTATACTTATAGCTACCATACCATCAATAACTTTCGACGCAGTCAGCACGCTAGTAAGCTAATTAAACATGCCTTTGTTTACTTTACCATGGCTTTGAAAGATCACGGACTAATTCAAAATGATGCAGTTTTTATCGATGGGACCTAG
- a CDS encoding transposase, whose product MEQELAEKITKLDGKIRQEPKIIKGVSVRKRRRRFLKKLRHQLSNDLIPRAKKYERAENIFQGRNSYSKTDHDATFMCMKEDPMMNRELKPGYNLQIATHKQFVLDYGLFSNPTDTRTLVPFLTQFHALDFFEHIVADAGYGSEYNYTMILDRFEKQPVIPYTTYQKEQKRKFKNDPTRSQNWEYNANDDYYIDHQGVRFSFYRYSKSTDKYGFKRDFKIYRADKHQLSVKLDELAKTPGGRQRYMQVNPTWNYYKAKVKDTLSSDEGKAIYRRRKFDVEPVFGHMKRDFGIRRTHLRGQGAVENDIGLALMALNLTKFGQSISRLETNFINNLKSELRFLDRSKIIVRILLLKNQELIVNSHPQMKLNFIQSQHLPFIHHYE is encoded by the coding sequence ATGGAACAAGAACTGGCGGAGAAAATCACTAAGCTAGATGGAAAGATTAGGCAAGAACCAAAAATCATCAAAGGCGTTTCAGTGAGAAAACGGCGCCGTCGTTTTCTAAAAAAGCTTCGTCACCAATTAAGCAACGACCTAATTCCGCGTGCCAAAAAGTATGAACGTGCTGAAAATATCTTCCAAGGTCGTAATAGCTATTCCAAAACTGACCACGATGCGACCTTCATGTGTATGAAGGAAGATCCGATGATGAATCGGGAGTTGAAGCCCGGCTATAACCTGCAAATCGCTACCCATAAGCAATTTGTCCTTGATTACGGGCTGTTTTCAAATCCAACTGACACCAGGACCTTAGTGCCATTCCTTACCCAGTTTCATGCTTTAGATTTCTTTGAACATATCGTCGCCGATGCAGGCTATGGTAGTGAGTACAATTACACAATGATTCTTGATCGGTTTGAAAAGCAGCCGGTTATCCCATACACAACCTATCAAAAGGAACAGAAACGTAAGTTTAAAAATGATCCAACTAGGTCACAGAATTGGGAATATAACGCTAATGACGACTACTACATTGATCATCAAGGAGTTCGTTTTAGTTTTTATCGCTACAGTAAATCCACTGATAAGTATGGCTTTAAGCGTGACTTTAAAATCTATCGTGCTGATAAACATCAACTATCAGTTAAATTAGATGAGCTAGCGAAGACACCAGGTGGTCGGCAACGCTATATGCAGGTTAACCCAACGTGGAATTATTATAAAGCTAAAGTTAAAGATACCCTCTCAAGTGACGAAGGCAAGGCAATTTATCGTCGACGGAAGTTCGACGTTGAACCAGTCTTTGGTCACATGAAGAGGGATTTTGGCATACGCCGAACTCACCTCCGTGGCCAAGGGGCTGTGGAAAATGACATTGGGCTAGCCTTGATGGCATTAAATCTAACGAAATTTGGCCAATCAATTAGTCGATTGGAGACTAATTTCATAAATAATTTAAAATCCGAACTACGATTTTTGGATCGATCAAAAATCATAGTCCGGATTTTATTGTTAAAGAACCAAGAATTAATAGTTAATTCCCATCCTCAAATGAAATTAAATTTTATTCAAAGCCAACATTTACCATTTATTCATCATTATGAATAA